A genomic region of Candidatus Dadabacteria bacterium contains the following coding sequences:
- a CDS encoding VapC toxin family PIN domain ribonuclease: protein MILVDTSVWIEYLSKGSVAVENLLGTNKAFIHLFVIGEIACGNLADRAEVFSLPNLPDLPVAAESSVLYFIEQNQLMGLSIGYVDAHLLTATALEPPTRLLTLDKRLKATAESLNLSY, encoded by the coding sequence ATGATTCTGGTTGACACTTCGGTATGGATTGAATATCTGAGCAAGGGCAGCGTAGCAGTCGAGAATCTGCTCGGAACCAACAAGGCGTTCATCCACCTTTTCGTTATCGGTGAGATTGCCTGCGGCAACCTTGCTGACCGTGCTGAAGTTTTTTCCTTGCCTAATTTGCCCGATCTTCCTGTTGCCGCTGAATCCTCGGTGCTATACTTCATCGAGCAAAATCAGTTGATGGGTCTCAGCATCGGTTATGTTGATGCTCATCTTCTGACCGCTACGGCTTTGGAACCGCCAACACGATTATTGACGCTGGACAAACGCCTCAAAGCGACCGCTGAATCCCTGAATTTGTCGTATTAG
- a CDS encoding type II toxin-antitoxin system VapB family antitoxin, with protein MRTTLNIDDELLMRAQNITNITSKPKLIREALKALVERESARQLAKLGGSQPGLRSIPRRRFKNDSG; from the coding sequence ATGAGAACTACACTGAATATAGACGACGAGTTGCTTATGCGGGCGCAAAATATCACAAATATCACCTCAAAACCGAAACTGATCAGGGAAGCCTTAAAAGCCCTAGTTGAGCGAGAAAGTGCTCGACAACTTGCCAAGCTGGGTGGTAGCCAACCCGGGCTCAGATCCATTCCGCGTCGCCGTTTTAAAAATGATTCTGGTTGA
- a CDS encoding BCCT family transporter, giving the protein MKREKEPARGQKIHKGRPYVRGRENIRILRLDFHAPSFVVSSFIIIFFIVAGTVFQEKTAEVFADARNLVVTLFHWWFMTSANIILLFCLLVMVSPLARVRLGGADAKPDYSYASWFAILFAASVSAGFVFFGVVEPVHHFQNPPLGIDPSDTESAFTIAVAGSVFHWGLHGWAIFAVAGLSMALFSQNMGMPFSLRSVFYPVLGNRVWGWTGHLIETLVVFSTLFGLAVSIGFGTEQITGGIEYLFGIPPSDLSRVILIVLVMLTAMAALLTGINTGIGLLSRMNLILAVSLMLFAISAGPTLDILRHCLVSTASYAANIVPLSLWTGREDMDFIHDWTVFYWAWWFCYAPFVGMFIARISRGRTVREFLFFVLVLPTVFCVLWMNALGGSAVFQFLFDGYTGVIETVDAGRLELALFKLLEALPLTRLFSVLSILLLFFFLVVSLDSGSLAVDSITAGGKMDTPVPQREFWCFIAGVVPAVLMLAGGLRSFQAAVVVASFPLTILFIVMLFGIWAGLRRELRHLHHPRQPFRKNTE; this is encoded by the coding sequence ATGAAACGAGAAAAAGAACCGGCGCGCGGGCAGAAAATTCACAAGGGACGACCCTATGTGCGCGGACGGGAAAATATCAGGATACTAAGGCTTGATTTTCATGCCCCGTCATTCGTTGTTTCCTCTTTTATAATCATTTTCTTCATCGTCGCGGGAACAGTCTTTCAGGAGAAAACAGCAGAGGTCTTCGCGGACGCCCGCAATCTTGTCGTAACCCTCTTTCACTGGTGGTTCATGACCTCCGCCAACATCATACTGCTTTTCTGCCTGCTGGTGATGGTCTCCCCGCTTGCCAGGGTGCGCCTGGGGGGAGCGGACGCGAAGCCGGATTACTCCTACGCAAGCTGGTTCGCGATTCTGTTCGCGGCTTCTGTAAGCGCCGGATTCGTTTTTTTTGGCGTGGTGGAACCCGTGCATCACTTTCAGAACCCGCCGCTCGGCATCGATCCTTCCGACACCGAGAGCGCCTTTACCATCGCCGTCGCGGGATCTGTTTTTCACTGGGGACTCCACGGATGGGCTATATTCGCCGTCGCGGGCCTGTCAATGGCTCTTTTCTCCCAGAACATGGGCATGCCGTTTTCCCTGCGTTCTGTGTTTTATCCCGTTCTGGGCAACCGAGTATGGGGCTGGACCGGGCACCTGATCGAAACGCTGGTGGTATTCTCCACCCTGTTCGGCCTTGCAGTATCCATAGGTTTCGGAACCGAGCAGATAACAGGCGGCATTGAATACCTGTTCGGAATTCCCCCCTCCGATCTCTCCAGGGTGATACTGATCGTTCTTGTAATGCTGACGGCCATGGCGGCGCTGCTGACCGGAATAAATACCGGAATCGGCCTCCTGAGCCGCATGAACTTAATTCTCGCGGTGTCGCTGATGCTGTTTGCCATCTCGGCGGGACCGACGCTTGACATTCTCCGCCACTGCCTGGTCTCGACCGCGAGCTACGCGGCCAACATAGTGCCCCTCAGCCTCTGGACGGGGCGCGAGGACATGGACTTCATACACGACTGGACAGTTTTCTACTGGGCCTGGTGGTTCTGCTACGCGCCGTTTGTCGGAATGTTCATCGCGCGCATCTCAAGGGGCAGAACCGTGCGCGAGTTCCTTTTCTTCGTGCTTGTACTTCCTACCGTTTTCTGCGTACTATGGATGAACGCCCTGGGAGGCAGCGCGGTTTTTCAGTTTCTCTTCGACGGCTACACGGGAGTGATTGAAACGGTCGACGCGGGACGTCTTGAACTCGCTTTGTTCAAACTGCTGGAAGCGCTTCCGCTTACAAGGCTATTCAGCGTTCTAAGCATATTGCTGCTGTTTTTTTTCCTAGTTGTCTCTCTTGACTCGGGGTCTCTGGCCGTTGACTCCATAACGGCCGGGGGCAAGATGGACACGCCGGTGCCGCAGCGCGAATTCTGGTGCTTTATAGCGGGAGTGGTGCCCGCGGTGCTTATGCTTGCTGGCGGGCTCAGATCATTTCAGGCCGCTGTTGTCGTTGCAAGCTTCCCGCTTACCATTTTGTTCATCGTCATGCTTTTCGGTATCTGGGCGGGACTTCGCCGGGAGTTGCGCCATCTACATCATCCGAGACAGCCATTCCGTAAAAACACCGAGTGA